In Panulirus ornatus isolate Po-2019 chromosome 59, ASM3632096v1, whole genome shotgun sequence, the following are encoded in one genomic region:
- the LOC139767243 gene encoding uncharacterized protein gives MVKSSLKRTPQEYRCENCGKLFPKKCQLKVHSAVHVGEESLSCNECEEKFDLLEHLQKHMALHRKKPEDKKRYKCEECGKYFAVKKSFEKHVVIHKKSGKKEKFKCRNCGKQFGLEKILLKHMILHTTKTIKRERFKCHECRKIFFNKNNLDKHKLLHTDKERVICEDCGKQYFGDDSIHKTELLQKGVKKFKCEECIKQFVYSDKHKHTEQEESKSTFVCVECGRYFTCEKDLNIHMIVHVKVEDSPSMNELTHKEEFKFFCEECDKSFAYFVDLRQHRYLYHNKERKFRCEECGKAFLSNGNLTQHKNIHTKAKQFICEICGKLFNQKSNCKTHMLVHTKEKRFKCNECGKQFAHKHYLKNHIRIHTKHRMPALRKEKHMYACEECGILYKQKCDLIAHSLIHYQDIVWV, from the coding sequence ATGGTCAAGTCTTCCCTTAAGAGAACACCTCAGGAGTACAGATGTGAAAATTGTGGAAAATTGTTTCCAAAAAAATGTCAGTTAAAAGTGCATAGTGCTGTTCATGTAGGAGAAGAATCTTTAAGCTGTAATGAATGTGAGGAAAAGTTTGATTTATTGGAACATCTCCAAAAGCATATGGCTTTGCACAGAAAGAAACCAGAagataaaaagagatataaatgtgaagaatgtggaaagTACTTTGCTGTAAAGAAGAGTTTTGAAAAACATGTTGTTATACATAAGAAgtctggaaagaaagaaaaattcaaaTGTAGAAATTGTGGGAAACAGTTTGGTCTTGAGAAAATTCTTCTGAAACATATGATTCTGCATACCACAAAGACtataaagagagaaagatttAAGTGTCATGAATGTAGAAAAATATTCTTTAATAAGAATAACCTAGATAAACATAAGCTTTTACACACTGATAAAGAGAGGGTCATATGTGAGGATTGTGGAAAACAGTATTTTGGTGATGACAGTATCCATAAAACTGAATTATTgcagaaaggagtgaaaaagtttaAATGTGAAGAGTGTATCAAACAGTTTGTTTACAgtgacaaacataaacacacagaacaagaagaaagtaagagtaccTTTGTATGTGTGGAATGTGGTAGATATTTCACTTGTGAAAAAGATCTTAATATACATATGATTGTGCATGTTAAAGTGGAGGATAGTCCTTCCATGAATGAGTTAACACACAAAGAAGAATTTAAATTCTTTTGCGAGGAGTGTGATAAGTCATTTGCTTACTTTGTGGACCTCCGCCAGCATAGATATTTATATCACAACAAAGAGAGAAAGTTCAGATGTGAAGAGTGTGGGAAGGCATTTCTGTCAAATGGTAATTTGACGCAGCATAAAAACATTCACACTAAAGCAAAGCAATTCATATGTGAGATTTGTGGAAAACTATTTAATCAAAAGAGCAACTGCAAGACTCATATGCTTGTGCATACTAAAGAAAAGAGGTTCAAATGTAATGAATGTGGTAAACAGTTTGCTCACAAACATTATCTGAAAAATCACATACGTATCCACACAAAACATAGAATGCCTGCTCTCcgaaaagaaaaacatatgtaTGCATGCGAAGAATGTGGTATTCTGTATAAGCAGAAATGTGATTTAATCGCTCATAGCCTAATTCACTATCAAGATATAGTGTGGGTATAA